In Perca fluviatilis chromosome 14, GENO_Pfluv_1.0, whole genome shotgun sequence, a genomic segment contains:
- the lratb.1 gene encoding lecithin retinol acyltransferase: MLDTLTFLLEKLFLLAHIKLSSLLPPLGGRARAEQPLARRPERDECPPAQPGGPPPPKFQRGDLLEVPRTLFTHFGIYLGDNRVAHLIPDILPSLTADSRHIQETVTNTRLVLGVLCKRATVRVDSVEDFAYGAGILLNAMDRAVLRSALPGEEVARRAERLVGAVSYSLLWNNCEHFVTYCRYGAAQSLQTDQFCEWLKSLIRDRRTVVLSALLGLLSMSCLGISPSTTVPALLVPFTLWMVS, from the exons ATGCTGGACACGCTCACCTTCCTCCTGGAGAAACTCTTCCTCCTCGCGCACATCAAGCTGTCCAGCCTGCTGCCTCCGCTGGGCGGCAGAGCCCGCGCCGAGCAGCCGCTCGCCAGGCGCCCCGAGCGGGACGAGTGTCCTCCGGCGCAGCCCGGCGGCCCTCCTCCGCCGAAGTTCCAGCGCGGGGACCTGCTGGAAGTCCCGCGCACTCTCTTCACCCACTTCGGCATCTACCTGGGCGACAACCGGGTGGCGCACCTCATCCCGGACATCCTGCCGTCGCTGACCGCGGACAGCCGGCACATCCAGGAGACGGTGACGAACACGCGGCTGGTGCTCGGGGTGCTCTGCAAGCGCGCCACCGTCCGCGTGGACTCCGTGGAGGACTTCGCGTACGGCGCCGGGATCCTGCTCAACGCCATGGACCGCGCGGTGCTCCGGAGCGCGCTGCCCGGGGAGGAGGTGGCCCGGCGCGCGGAGAGGCTGGTCGGCGCCGTGTCCTACAGCCTGCTGTGGAACAACTGCGAGCACTTCGTCACCTACTGCCGCTACGGGGCCGCGCAGAGCCTGCAGACCGACCAG TTCTGTGAGTGGCTGAAGTCGCTGATCCGGGACCGGCGAACCGTTGTCCTGTCGGCGCTGCTGGGACTCCTGTCCATGTCGTGTTTGGGAATCTCGCCCAGCACCACCGTGCCCGCCCTTCTCGTCCCCTTCACCCTGTGGATGGTCAGCTAG